A genome region from Erigeron canadensis isolate Cc75 chromosome 3, C_canadensis_v1, whole genome shotgun sequence includes the following:
- the LOC122592464 gene encoding COP9 signalosome complex subunit 2, whose amino-acid sequence MGSDADMEDYGFEYSEEEPEEQDVDIENQYYNSKGLVETDPEGALTGFAEVVQMEPEKAEWGFKALKQTVKLYYRLGRYKEMTDAYREMLTYIKSAVTRNYSEKCINNIMDFVSGSASQNFSLLQDFYETTLKALEEAKNERLWFKTNLKLCKIWFDMGEYGRMNKILKELHKSCQKADGTDDQKKGTQLLEVYAIEIQMYTETKNNKKLKQLYQKALTIKSAIPHPRIMGIIHECGGKMHMAERQWAEAATDFFEAFKNYDEAGNQRRIQCLKYLVLANMLMQSEVNPFDGQEAKPYKNDPEILAMTNLIAAYQRNDILEFEKILKSNRRTIMDDPFIRNYIEDLLKNIRTQVLLKLIKPYTRIRIPFISKELNVPEADVEQLLVSLILDNRVQGHIDQVNRLLECGDRSKGTKKYTAVEKWNTQLRSLYQSISNRVG is encoded by the exons ATGGGTTCCG aCGCAGATATGGAAGATTATGGATTTGAGTATTCTGAGGAAGAACCTGAAGAgcaagatgttgatattgaaaatcAGTATTATAATTCTAAAG GTTTGGTCGAGACTGATCCAGAGGGAGCACTTACTGGTTTTGCTGAAGTAGTTCAAATGGAACCAGAGAAAGCAGAATG GGGATTTAAAGCTCTTAAACAGACGGTGAAGCTTTACTACCGTCTAGGGAGGTACAAAGAGATGACGGATGCTTATAGGGAAATGTTAACATACATCAAGTCTGCAGTGACTCGAAATTATAGTGAAAAGTGTATAAACAATATCATGGATTTTGTGTCGGGATCTGCTAGTCAAAACTTCAGTCTTCTACAGGACTTCTATGAAACCACCTTGAAAGCACTTGAAGAAGCAAAAAATGAG AGATTGTGGTTCAAGACAAATCTTAAGCTTTGCAAGATCTGGTTTGACATGGGCGAGTATGGAAGAATGAATAAG ATTTTGAAGGAACTTCACAAATCTTGTCAAAAAGCTGACGGAACTGACGATCAAAAGAAAGGTACTCAGCTATTGGAAGTGTACGCAATTGAAATTCAGATGTACACAGAGACAAAGAACAACAAAAAACTTAAG CAACTGTACCAAAAAGCACTTACTATAAAATCAGCAATTCCTCACCCAAGGATCATGGGTATAATACATGAGTGTGGTGGAAAAATGCATATGGCAGAGCGTCAATGGGCAGAAGCAGCTACCGACTTCTTTGAAgcttttaaaaattatgatgAAGCTGGAAACCAACGAAGAATCCAGTGCCTCAA ATACTTGGTACTTGCCAACATGCTTATGCAATCTGAGGTCAACCCTTTTGATGGGCAAGAGGCAAAACC ATACAAAAATGATCCAGAAATCTTGGCAATGACAAACTTGATTGCAGCATATCAACGCAATGACATCTTGGAATTTGAAAAGATCCTCAAG AGTAACAGAAGAACCATCATGGATGATCCCTTCATCAGAAATTATATTGAAGATCTTCTGAAAAACATCAGAACTCAAGTGTTGCTTAAGCTGATCAAGCCATACACGAGAATCAGGATCCCTTTCATATCAAAG GAGCTTAATGTGCCAGAGGCTGATGTGGAACAGCTGTTAGTGTCGTTGATATTGGACAATCGAGTTCAAGGTCATATCGATCAAGTTAACAGGCTATTGGAGTGTGGTGACAG GTCAAAAGGAACGAAGAAATACACTGCTGTGGAGAAATGGAACACACAACTTAGGTCACTCTATCAAAGTATTAGCAACAGAGTTGGTTGA
- the LOC122593252 gene encoding leucine-rich repeat protein 1-like, protein MGGYWGLSAVVLLVATAAVFTTPVTGNSEGDALYALRRSLNDPDKVLQSWDPNLVNPCTWFHVTCNQDNHVTRVDLGNSKLSGHLVPELGKLEHLQYLELYKNTIQGPIPAEIGNLKSLISLDLYNNNISGSIPPTLGKLKSLVFLRLNDNRLTGRIPRELIGISSLKVVDVSNNNLCGTIPTTGPFEHIPLNNFENNPRLEGPELQGLASYDTNCY, encoded by the exons atggGTGGTTATTGGGGTTTGTCAGCAGTAGTCCTATTAGTAGCAACCGCCGCAGTATTCACAACTCCGGTCACCGGAAATTCAGAAGGAGACGCACTTTATGCACTTCGCCGGAGCTTGAATGATCCAGATAAAGTTCTTCAAAGCTGGGATCCGAATCTTGTGAACCCATGTACTTGGTTTCACGTCACTTGTAATCAAGATAATCATGTCACTCGTGT GGATCTTGGAAATTCAAAATTGTCGGGTCATCTTGTGCCCGAACTAGGAAAACTTGAACATCTACAGTATCT GGAGCTTTACAAGAATACCATTCAAGGTCCAATTCCTGCAGAGATTGGTAACTTGAAGAGCCTCATAAGCTTGGATCTCTACAACAACAATATTTCTGGCAGTATTCCACCTACACTCGGGAAGTTGAAATCTCTAGTGTTTTT GCGTCTTAATGATAACCGTCTAACTGGAAGAATCCCTAGGGAACTCATTGGTATTTCAAGTTTGAAAGTTGT GGACGTATCAAACAATAACCTCTGTGGAACAATTCCCACCACCGGCCCGTTTGAACACATCCCTTTGAACAA CTTTGAGAACAACCCTCGTCTAGAAGGACCAGAGTTGCAGGGACTAGCAAGTTATGATACCAACTGCTACTGA